The Geobacter sp. genomic interval GCAGGCGTCGCGGCAGATTCCGCACAGGCGGCACTTGCCGGGGATGGCGACGGGACGGGAGGTCAAGTGCTGCCTGAGGCGGTTCTTGAGGAACGAGGGGAGACCGAACTGGACGTCGGAGATATGGGGGAGCCGGAACCCCTGCACCCTGACCTCGTCGAGGGGCGCCCCTGCCAGTGTGATGGTGGCACGGTCGGTGCCTGGAATGCCGAGCCGCTCGGCGGCCCGCTCCACATAGCGGAGTTTGTGCGGGATGCCGATGATGTCCGCGGCCACGACATCGACCGCCAGCGCATTGACCCCTGCCAGCAGGCATCCCACCTGGCGCGGGTCGCCGCTGCCCGGCCCGTCTCCTTCCATGGCGGTTATGGCGTCGACAATGGTGAGGTCGGGGGGGCGCAACTGGTGGATCTCCACCAGCATCCGGGCGAACAGCTCCCGGTCGGCGCCGGCCTTCAGGTGCCAGGCCGCCTTGGCGGTCCCGACTACGGCCCCGAACAGGTTCTTGACGCCGCAGGTGATGGTCATCATCTCGTGGGTTTTCAGCTTGGGCAGATTGATGACCCGGTCGGCCTCCAGGTAGGGGGCTGCCAGGGCAATCCGCTTGAAGGTCCCGCTGCCGGCGACTTCCCTCGGCTCGGTGAACTCGACCAGTTCGGTACCGGTCTCTTCGAGCACGGCAAGTATGCCGGATTTTTCCGCCACGCGCCTGAGGCCGCCCACTCCTGGCGAATCGCCGACAATGGGGATGCCCCCGGCTTCCCGGACCAGGCGGATCACCTCGCGAACAATCGCCGGGTGGGTGGTCACGGCCCGTTCGGGCAGTTTGGCGGACAACAGGTTCGGTTTCAGCAGCACCCGTTCGCCCGGTCGGACAGATGCGGCCATCCCCCCCAGGGGGGCCAGCAGTGCGCCAAGGGCCGCACGGATCGAGTCTGTGTCATAACTGTCTGCTTTTACAATGGTTACGGTCTGCATGGCAAAACTATAGAATCCACACTTTCATTAGTCAAAGTTTTTCAGGTTTCGAGTGGCAAAGCAGGTGGTTTTCTGATAAAGGATTCTTATAATATAATCATGAGGAGGTCGTGCATGGCTGTGGTCGAAGTGAGCATCACCCCTCTCGGGACCGGCGAGGCAGGGGTCTCCCGTTTCGTGGCCGGCTGCGTCTCCATTGTCAGGGATTCAGGCCTTGCGTACCAGCTCACTCCCATGGGAACCATCATCGAAGGGGAGTTGGACAGCATCCTGGCCGTGATCCGCCGCATGCACGAGTCCCCCTTTGCCGCCGGTGCGCAGCGGGTGTCGACGCTGATCAAGATCGACGACCGGCGCGACCGGGCAGAGCACACCATGCAGGGTAAGGTCAGTTCCGTGGAGGCGCGCCTTGCGCACTGACGGCGACGGACTCGCCGCTGTCCCTGCAATCCCCAAGATCCTCCTGGTGGATGATGTCCAACTCTTCCTGGAGATCGAAAAGGGGTTTCTGGAGAGCTCGCCCGTCCAGATACTGACGGCGCGCAACGGTGAAGAGGCCCTGGAGGTCATCCGTCGCGAACTCCCATCCCTGGTGGTCATGGATATCAACATGCCCCGGTTGGACGGCATAACCTGCTGCTCGATCATCAAGGCCGATCCAGCGCTCGCCGCGATCCCGGTCATCATGGTCACCAATGCCGGCCGTGCCGACGATGTCCGGCAGAGCTGGCGGGCCGGGTGCGACGATTTCCTGGAAAAGCCGGTAAATGGAAGGGTCTTCCTGGAAAAGACCCACCGTTTCCTGCAGGTCATCGAGCGGCGCAAGAGAAGGGTCGCCTTTGACCGGGAGGTAATGCTGCAGATGGCGGGCCAGGAGATTGGTGCCCTGGCCGTGGATCTCAGCTACAACGGCGTCTATGTGGCAACCGTCCTCGATCTGCCTGTGGATGCGGAGCTTCTGCTCTCGTTCAGCCTGCTGGATGCCGCCTCCCCGCGCATCATCGCCCGCAGCCGGGTGGCCTGGCTGAACGTGGGAGGTGGGCGGAGGAAACAGAACTACCCCCCCGGAGTCGGGATCGAATTCCGCGAGATCATCGGCGAGGGGCTTGCCATGGTGCGCATGAACGAGTTGCGGGATTTCGTCGACCTGCACCGGGAAACGGGGTAGCCGCCATGCAGTCCGCCATCGAGCGCTTTCTTGTCTACCTCTCCTCCGAACGCAACGTTTCCCCCCATACCCTGACCGCCTACCGTACCGACCTGCACCAGTTTCTCGACTTCGTCCGCCAGGAACGGGGCGCTGCCGCGACTGCTGCAGCGGTGGATCACCTGCTGATCCGGCGCTATCTCGCCCGGCTCATGAAAGGGCAGATGCGTAGCACCATTGGCCGCAAGCTGGCAGCCATCCGCGCCTGCTACCGCTACCTTGTCCGCCAGGGGCTGGTGGAAAGGAACCCGGCAGAACTCGTCAGCACCCCCAAGCGGGAGAAGCGGATTCCGTACCATCTCACCATCGACGAGGTGACCGCCCTGGTGGAGGCGCCGGATGGGCCGGAGACACTTTCCCTGCGCGACCGCGCGATCCTGGAGCTGCTCTATTCGTCGGGACTGCGCGTTTCGGAGCTGACCGGCCTGAATATCGCCAGTCTCGACCTGGACGGCGGGCTGGTGCGGGTGCTGGGCAAGGGGGGGAAGGAGCGGATCGTGCCGCTGGGGAGCCATGCCCTGCGCGCCCTCAATACCTACCTGGGTGCGCTGCCGGCCGCCACCCCGGACCGGGCGGTCTTCCTCAACTCCCGCGGTGGCAGGCTCACCCGCCGTAGCGTCGGCAGGATCGTGGATCGCCACATCCTGCGGCTCGCCACCATGAAGAAGATCTCCCCCCATACCCTGCGCCACACCTTCGCCACCCATCTCCTGGAAGGGGGCGTCGATCTCCGTGCCATCCAGGAACTGTTGGGGCACTCCTCCCTCTCCACTACCCAGAAATACACCCACGTCAACATCGACCGCCTGATGGAGGTCTACGACAAGGCCCATCCCAAGGCCAGGAAATAGGGGCGTCTCCGTACCATCGGTCCCTCAGCGCTTGAGCTGCATGATAATGTTGCCGTGGTGGTCGCGGATCTGCACGTTCAGCGGCATCGAGCCGGGGATGACGTGCGTGGCGCAGGAAAGGCAGGGGTCAAAGGCACGGAAGGCCATCTCAACCCGGTTGAGGAGACCTTCCCGGACCTCCCCTCCCCGGATGAACCGGCGGGCAGCCTTCTTGATGGCCAGGGAGATGGGACCGGCGTTGTTCTGGGTGGCGATGATCATGTTGATCGCGGTCAGGATACCCTTTTCGTCGGTCTGGTAGTCATGGAAGAGGATGCCGCGCGGCGCTTCGACGCAGCCGACCCCGTGGCCGATGAGATTGAAGTCCAGGTTTCGGAGATGGTGGCCGGTGAGGAGCGGGTCCGCGGCGATCTCCCGGTTCCGCTCGGCTGCCTGCAGGGCACAGATCAGGCGCGCCCAGTGGGTTGCCAGGGTCTGATGGACCGGCATGCCGCCGAAACAGTCTCTGAACTCCTCATAGGCCGCTTGGGCAAGGGGAGTGGCCATGGCGTTCGCAACATTCAGACGCGCCAGGGGGCCTACCTTGTAGAGCGGCGTATCATCGTGTTCCACAAGCCCCTGCCACCCGCGCGGCCGCAGATAGGTGGTCCGGATGAAACTCCATGGCTCCACCCGCTCGGCAATCCATTCACCATAGCTGTCCGGAGCGAAGCAACAGACCTCGTCCCCCCTCGGGCCGACGACCCTGACCTCCCCATCGTAAAAGGCGACGCGCTGTTCGTTGTCCGCCAATGCCATGGAGCAGGTCCGCACCCGGTAGGCCTCGTCTTCCAGGAGCGCCCGGTTTGTTGGATCGTCGAGCACCTTTTCACGGAAGATGGCGAGCGCCCTGCCGGCGAACTGCACGGTTTCCTCGGCCGTGGCAGAGATCCAGCGTCGCTCTTCCTCGGTGATCCCCCTGGGAACACCGCCGGGGAGCCCCCCTTCGGGGTGGGGAGCCTTGCCGAAGACGAGGCGGATGATGTCGCGATTTTTCCGCCGGATCTCGATCACCCTTCTGCCGAATGCACTGCCGAGCCGCTGGATGACCCCCATCAGATTCCGTTCGGCAGGGTCGGCGTCCGGTCCGCAGATGAAGTCCGGTGCGGCCAGGAAAAAGAAATGGAGGAAATGGTCGTCCACCAGTGAGGCGTTATACTCCAGTTCGCGGATCAAAAGGGCCGTGGCAGGGGGCTCGACCCCGTACAGGCGGTCCAGGGCCTTGGTGGCGGCCATGTGGTGGGCCGAGGGGCAGATGCCGCAGATGTTCGGCGCGATGCGGGTCATCTCCTCCGCCGGCCTCCCCAGGCAGAAGCGCTCGAATCCCCGCAGTTCCAGCACCTGCCAGAAGGCATCCGCCACATTTCCCTCTGCATCGAGGATAATTTCGATCCGGCCATGCCCTTCCAGCCGGGTTATGGGATCGATGGTGATCCGCTCTCCCATCTACTCCTCCTCATTGTCGTCGGCGCAGCTCTGTTCCCCCAGGATCGAGACCGGCTGGGTGAAGCGGCACCCGTAGCCGGCCGGGTCGGCGATGGCTTCCAGGAGCTCCCGGAGCTTCTCATCGTCTTCCGGGGCGATCAGGGCGGCCAGGGAGGAGAGGAACCGCGCACCGGCGTCGCGCACCCCCTCCACCGGGCCGAAGCAGCCCCGACAGGGAGTATTGGCGGCAAGGCAGGTCCCGCCGCACCCCCCCCGCGTGGCCGGTCCGAGGCAGATCACCCCTTTGGCGAGGAAACAGTCGGTCGGGTCGACCTCAACCTCGTGGCAGCGGTGGATGGTGCGGATTTCGAGCCGGGCCGGTTTCGATGCCGCGCGGGGGCAGCTGTCGCAAAGCGGTTTCTGTGGCGCCAGCGTGCTGCCGCGGTGGGGAAGCTTGCCGTTCAACAGGGCGCTGATAGCCCCCAGGAGCAGATCGACGGGGGGCGGGCAGCCGGGCAGGTAATAATCCACCTCGATCGACTGATGCAGGGCATGGACATGATCGTAGAAGCGGGGCAGGTGCAGTTCGGTGCCGTTCACCCGGCAGGTGGGTTGCGGGCGTTCCCCTTCGGGGTTGACCACGGTGGGGGCATCGCCATAGACCCAGGAGATGATCTCCCCTTTCTGTCGGAGATTGGCCAGCCCCGGTGTGCCGCCGAAGCAGGCGCAGGCACCGCAGGCCAGCACCAGGCGGGACTTTGCCCTGAGCAGCTCGGCCATCTCCCGGTGTTCGCTGTTCCTGACACATCCCGACATGATGGTCAATGCCAGTTCATTGTCGGCCAGGCTGCGGATACGGTCGTACTTGAAGTCCAGCACCGCGGGCCAGAGGACGATCTCGACCTTTTCTGCCAGCTCCAGCAGCGATCCACCGAGGTCGACGATGGCGCTGTCGCAGCCGCCACAGGCACCGAGCCAGTAGATGGCGATCTTTGCCTTTTTCCGGGCCGGGCTCATGCATCACCCCCCGGTGCCAAGGGTGCGTCGAGCTGCCCGAGCCTCCGGGCAAAGCCGGCCACGCGGGCAGAGATCGCTTCCCCGGAAGGGTCTCTGCCGAACTCGATCGCCAGCCGCTCCGGATCGATCCGGTGGGCAGCGAGAAGCTGTTTGAGCAACTGGACCCGCTTGTAAATCTGGAAATCGCCTTCGTGGTAATGGCACTCGCCACGGGGGCATGCCAGGATCAGTATGCCGTCTGCGCCGCTGCGAAACGCTTCGAGGATCTGTTCGGCCTCGATGGCCCCGCAGCAGGTTACTGGCAGCCAGTTGGCGACGGCCAGGGCGAGGCTCTCCCGGTCGCCCTGGTAGCCCCAGCCGAAATTGCAGGTGAAGACGATGATTGCGGGGTGACGTTCAGCCATCATGTGCCCTGTGGATTACTGCTCTCGGAGGTCTTTAGCCTCTTGAGCAGGGTGGCGAGCCGTTGCGACAGCCGCTCCCCGACCAGGCGGCGGGCAGCCGAAGGGCAGGCTGTGACGCAGAAACCGCACCCCCGGCAGAGGACCGGGTCGGTGACGCTCACGGTCCGCTCTCCTTTTACCGCCAGGGAGGCGGCGTTGAAGGGGCAGGCCGGGACACAGATGCCGCACCCGCTGCAGCGCCCTTCGTCGATCTCCACGCTAGGGATATCGTCCTGGATGCCGGCAACGATGCACGCCTTGCAGGAGATGCAGGGGCCGCAGGCAAGGCAGCGCCGCGCCTCGGCAATGGCCTCTGCCAGGGTGAATCCCTCCTCGAACAACCCGAAGTCCTGGCGCTGTTCCGGCGGAATCCAGGCAACGGCGGGCTCCGGCCGAAAGGAGTGCCGGTGGGGAGGGAGCGGCGAGACTGTGTCGCACGTCCGGCCCGACCGGAGATCTATCGCACGGATGAAGCGGTCGATGGACTCGGCGGCTTCCTTGCCGTCGCGAATCGCCTCGACCATGAAACCGATCTTCAGCATGTCTCCGCCCACAAAGACGTCGCTCTGCCGGGAGCTCTGCAGGGTGAGCGGATCGGCAACGAGCCTGCCGTTGTCGTCCAGCAGCCCCTCTTCCGCAAGGAACCGGCGTTCGGGACCCTGACCGACAGCGATGATCAGGATGTCGCCAGCCATCTCCAGTCTGTCTTCGGGATCGAACCGGGGATCGAACACGCAGTTGTCGTCATAGACCCTGGTACAGCGAGGTGCGACGATGCCGCGAAAGACGCCGTTTTCGCTCCGGATGGAACTGATGCCGCGGTCGTAGATGATTTCCACACCCTCTTCCCATGCCCCCCTGATCTCGGTCGGGTCGGCGGGTACGGCATCCCTGCAGTTGCGCGTTGCGCATTCCAGGCAGATCAGGGTGGTTGCCGCGCCCAGGCGCCGTGCGCTCCTGGCTGCATCGAACGCCACGTTGCCGCCGCCGACGACGATGACACGCCGGTCTCGGAAATAGCCGGCAGGGATGGCGTCGTGGGCCAGCTCATAGAGGAAGGAGTGCCCGTACATGACGCCGGCGAGCTGCTGGCCGGGGACGGTCGCGCCGGCATAGGTGAGGATGCGGGGGACAGGGCTTCCCGTGGCGACGAAGATCGCGGCAAAGCCTTGCCGCCGGAGGCGGTCCAGGGTGAGCTCCCCGGTGCCGGTCGGCGAGTCGCAGCTGACCTCGATCTGCGCGATCCGCACCAGGGCGGCAAGGGTTTCCTCCAGGGTCTCGTGGGGGAGGCGATAGCGGGGGATGAGCCAGAGAGCGCCCCCCAGGCGATCGCCCGCTTCGAAGACGGTGGGGCGATAACCGCGGCGGGAGAGTTCAAAGGCGGCCATGAGCCCTGCCGGCCCGCCGCCGATCACTGCCACGCGCTCCTTTTCGGGCCGGTTTGCGAAGGGAGGTCTCTCCATGAGCCGCTGCCGGTAGCTTTCGGCAACGAACCGCTTCAGGAGACGCCTGCGGATCGCCCCGCCGCTGTCGGCATACCAGCAGGCCAGTTCGCAGAGACCACAGACATAGGCACAGACGGTAAAGAGGGGATTCTGATCAAAGAGGTAGTCGCCTATCTCTACGAGGGCAGCCTGTGCCGCTGCCGGATCTTCGGGGAGCAGCGAGATGAGCACGTTGGTCCGCTGGATATCCTCGCGGATCGGGCACCTGGCCTGGCAAGGAGGGAGGAACTGGCGCAGGGCGGGTTCTACGCTGCTGGCATCCCTGTCAGGCTGCTTCTTCATTGCCGCATTGACTCCTGTTCGGTGATCAGCCTGACCTGGCGTTCGTGGAACCAGTAGTACCAGATCCAGTTCAACATGACGACCACCCGGTTGCGGAAACCGATGAGGTAATAGAGGTGCAGGAGCAGCCAGGCGATCCAGGCAGAATACCCCTTCAGCTTCATTCCCTGGGTTACGGCAACGGCTGCGCTCTTGCCGATGGTGGCCATGCTCCCCTTGTCGAAATAACGGAACGGTGGGGCGGGCTGCCCCTGCTCGCGGCACTTGATCGCCTTGCCGGCATGGATGCCCATCTGCATGGCCACCGGTGCGATCATCGGCAGTGGGGCACCGTCCTGTTCCAGGTAGGCCATGTCGCCGACGATGAAGACCTCCGGATGCCCCGGCAGGGAGAGATCCGCTTCCACCGGCACACGTCCGCCGGGTTTGAGCGGGATATCGAGGGCCTCTGCCAGCGGTGCCCCCTTCACCCCGGCCGACCAGAAGAGGGTGTGCGCCGGAATGATCGCGCCGTCGTGGAGGATCACCCGTTCGGGACCCGCGTCCACCACCCGTGCGTTGAACAGCACCTCAACCCCCATGCTGCGGAGTTTCTCCAGGGTGTAGGTCTGCAACTGGGCCGGCATGGCCGCCAGCAACCGGTCGAACGCCTCGACGACCACCACCCGTGCCGCTTGGACGCTCAATTCGGGATAATCCTTGACCAGGACGTAGCGGACCAGTTCGATGAGGGCACCGGCAAACTCGACCCCGGTGGGGCCGCCGCCTACAATGACGAAGGTCATGAGCGCCCGCCGTTTCGACGGGTCCGGCTCCACTACTGCCCGCTCGAAGGCGGTGAGGATATGGTTGCGCAGCCGCTCCGCATCGAGCAGCTTCTTCAGGTCGAAGGCATAGCGCTCCACGGTTTCCAGCCCGAAAAAGTTGGTGACGCTCCCTGCGCCGATCACCAGGTAGTCGTAGTCGATGGCGCCGCTATTGGTGAGTACCTGGCGGTTGGCAAAATCGATGGCGCTTACCTCGGCCAGATGGAATCTAGTGCCGCGCCAGTGCCGCGACATGGCCCGGATCGGGTAGGCGATGGATTCCTGCTCCAGCCCCGCCGTTGCCACCTGGTAGAGCAGCGGCTGAAAGAGATGATAGTTGTTCCGGTCGACAAGGGTAACTTCCAGCCCTTGATTTGCAAGCTCCCGGGCTGTCCTGATACCGCCGAATCCCATGCCGACGATGACTACGCGCTTCATGCAATCCTCCTGAGTTGAGGATACTCTCCTTTCCATCCCTCTGCAACCTCAGGGGGTGTTTACATAAAAAAACCCCGCCGGTTGCCCGGCGGGGTGGGAGTGCATGACCATGCGGGGATTATTCGCAGAGGTCGACTTTGATATCCCAGTTCTTGATTTTCATGGTGCCGTTCTGTGCCAGGTTGAGCTGCATCTTGAAGGCGCGGTCGAACAGCTGCGGCTCGTGGCCGATACCCTTGGCGATGGTCTCTTTCTTGGCCATTTCGAAGTAGTCGGTAAGGATCGGCTTGTATTCCGGGTGTGCGCACTTCTCGATGATCTTCTTGGCGCGGTCGCGCGGGCAGAGACCGCGGAGGTCGGCAAGGCCCTGCTCGGTAACCAGAACGTCGAGGTCATGCTCGGTGTGGTCGATGTGCGGTGCCTTCGGCACGACGCAGGTGATCCCGTTAGGGTCGGTCTTTGACGGACGGGTCGACGGGGAGTGCATGATCTTGATGTAACCGTTACGCAGGTAGTCGCCAGAGCCGCCGAGGCCGTTGATCATCCTGGTGCCGCCGACCAGCGTGGAGTTGGCGTGGGCATAGATGTCGAACTCGACCGGGGTGTTCATGGCGATACACCCGAGTCGACGGATCGGCTCAGGGGCGTTGGCGATGGAGAGCGGACGCAGAGTGATCTTGCTGAAATATTTTTCCCAGTTGTCGAAGAAGCGGGGGAAACCTGGGGTCTCGGAGAGGGACAGCGAGCAGGAGGAGGCGCAGAGCAGGTTGCCGCCGTCGAAGAAGTCGAGCATGGTGTCCTGGAGAACCTCGGTGTAGACCGACAGGTTGCGGAACGGACCCTTGGCCAGGCCGCCGATAACGGCGTTGGCGATGGAGCCGACGCCCGACTGCAGCGGCAGCAGGTTTTCAGGGAGACGCCCCATTTTGATTTCGTGCTGGAAGAACTCCATAATGTGGCCGGCAATGGCGTCGGAGGTGTCGTCCATCTCGGAGAAGGCACGCCCTTTGTCGCGGAGTTTTGACTCGACGATGGCAACGATTTTGTCCGGATCACACGGCACATAGGGGGTGCCGATGCGGCTGTCGGCTGCGGTGATCAGGAACGGAGCGCGGTGGGGCGGCTTCTGCTGCATATGGATGTCGTGCATCCCTTCGAAGGAGGGCTGTCCGGTGTTCACTTCGATGATGATCTTGTCGCACAGGGCGATTGCTTCGGCAACGATGCCGCAGGAGGTGGTCAGCGCCAGGCCGCAGTCTTCGGTGATGGCGGAGACTTCGATGATGCCGATGTCGTAACGGCCGTTCTCAGTATAGAAACCGTAGCTGATGTCCTGGGCGAAGTGACCGAGATGCTTGTCGCCCATCCGGATGCGTCCGGCGTTGATTCCCGCGGCGATGTTCTTGCCGGTCTGGTACGGCCAGCGGCGGTCGATCATGTCCAGTGTTGCCCAGCGGTCTTCGGTCTCAGCACCGACGGAGGCGCCGATGAAGAGGTTGAACTTCATCTTGCCCTGCAGGTTGTTTGCCTCGACATGATTAGCCAGGGCGATGGGAACCATTTTGGGATAGCCGGCCGGGGTGAAACCCGACCAGAGCAGGTTCTGCCCGGCCGAGAAGAACTTGATGGTGTCTTCAGCCTTACATACCTTGCTCAACAGGGACTTGCGACGGACGCGGCTTTCCAGTGTTCCGAATTCAGACATCTTCTACCTCCTGTTTTGTTGTGGTGTTTACAGCCAAGATCTTATGATCTTTGCTTTCACTGTCTCAACGACCTGTAGGCGGGCGTTCAGGTCGGAGTAAATTGTATTTTGTATACAGGAAAAGTAGAACCGGATTTTACGCAAGCACAGGAGGCAAGTCAAGATAAAAAAAGACTAAGAGTTGATACCCGGATGTGTCGAGTTTTCAGGCAAGGGGCCATCTGCGGACGAGGAGGGTTTTCATCTCGCGACAGGCGGCGAGCGCCCCGCGATAGCCGCCCGGCACGGCTATGTCGACGAGTTGCCAGCGGCCTGTTTCTTCAGGTGCGAGACGTTGGGCTGCCAGGGAGGGTGGCACACCGGGAAGGAGGGTTACGTCGAAGGCGTTGAGCGGGGTGGCAAGACCGGTCCCGATCGCTTTCAGGTAGGCTTCCTTGCGGGTCCAGCAGGCGTAAAAGGCATCCTCCTGCAGCTGCTCCGGCAGGTTGCGCAACTCTGCCGTTTCCCGGGCCGAAAAGAAGCGTTCGGCGAGTTTGAGCAGGGGGCGGCCGCGCCGGAGCTGTTCGATGTCGATACCGATCGCCTTATGCATGGTTACGGCAACAAGGGCGTACTCCCCGCTGTGGGAGAGGTTGAACTGGAGGAGGGTCTGCGGTGGATGACTCAGTAGCGGTTTGCCGTGCTGGCCATAACGGAATGCTATTTCTGTCGGTGCGCAGGAAAGGTATGAGGCGAGGATCTCACGTAACTGGCCGCGTGCGGCGATGAAGCGATC includes:
- a CDS encoding DUF362 domain-containing protein, with the translated sequence MQTVTIVKADSYDTDSIRAALGALLAPLGGMAASVRPGERVLLKPNLLSAKLPERAVTTHPAIVREVIRLVREAGGIPIVGDSPGVGGLRRVAEKSGILAVLEETGTELVEFTEPREVAGSGTFKRIALAAPYLEADRVINLPKLKTHEMMTITCGVKNLFGAVVGTAKAAWHLKAGADRELFARMLVEIHQLRPPDLTIVDAITAMEGDGPGSGDPRQVGCLLAGVNALAVDVVAADIIGIPHKLRYVERAAERLGIPGTDRATITLAGAPLDEVRVQGFRLPHISDVQFGLPSFLKNRLRQHLTSRPVAIPGKCRLCGICRDACPPGAITLKDGKLVIDYHSCIRCFCCRELCPDAALTVREGALLKCIKKCL
- a CDS encoding MTH1187 family thiamine-binding protein; the encoded protein is MAVVEVSITPLGTGEAGVSRFVAGCVSIVRDSGLAYQLTPMGTIIEGELDSILAVIRRMHESPFAAGAQRVSTLIKIDDRRDRAEHTMQGKVSSVEARLAH
- a CDS encoding response regulator, whose product is MRTDGDGLAAVPAIPKILLVDDVQLFLEIEKGFLESSPVQILTARNGEEALEVIRRELPSLVVMDINMPRLDGITCCSIIKADPALAAIPVIMVTNAGRADDVRQSWRAGCDDFLEKPVNGRVFLEKTHRFLQVIERRKRRVAFDREVMLQMAGQEIGALAVDLSYNGVYVATVLDLPVDAELLLSFSLLDAASPRIIARSRVAWLNVGGGRRKQNYPPGVGIEFREIIGEGLAMVRMNELRDFVDLHRETG
- the xerC gene encoding tyrosine recombinase XerC gives rise to the protein MQSAIERFLVYLSSERNVSPHTLTAYRTDLHQFLDFVRQERGAAATAAAVDHLLIRRYLARLMKGQMRSTIGRKLAAIRACYRYLVRQGLVERNPAELVSTPKREKRIPYHLTIDEVTALVEAPDGPETLSLRDRAILELLYSSGLRVSELTGLNIASLDLDGGLVRVLGKGGKERIVPLGSHALRALNTYLGALPAATPDRAVFLNSRGGRLTRRSVGRIVDRHILRLATMKKISPHTLRHTFATHLLEGGVDLRAIQELLGHSSLSTTQKYTHVNIDRLMEVYDKAHPKARK
- a CDS encoding Ni/Fe hydrogenase subunit alpha; this encodes MGERITIDPITRLEGHGRIEIILDAEGNVADAFWQVLELRGFERFCLGRPAEEMTRIAPNICGICPSAHHMAATKALDRLYGVEPPATALLIRELEYNASLVDDHFLHFFFLAAPDFICGPDADPAERNLMGVIQRLGSAFGRRVIEIRRKNRDIIRLVFGKAPHPEGGLPGGVPRGITEEERRWISATAEETVQFAGRALAIFREKVLDDPTNRALLEDEAYRVRTCSMALADNEQRVAFYDGEVRVVGPRGDEVCCFAPDSYGEWIAERVEPWSFIRTTYLRPRGWQGLVEHDDTPLYKVGPLARLNVANAMATPLAQAAYEEFRDCFGGMPVHQTLATHWARLICALQAAERNREIAADPLLTGHHLRNLDFNLIGHGVGCVEAPRGILFHDYQTDEKGILTAINMIIATQNNAGPISLAIKKAARRFIRGGEVREGLLNRVEMAFRAFDPCLSCATHVIPGSMPLNVQIRDHHGNIIMQLKR
- a CDS encoding oxidoreductase — protein: MSPARKKAKIAIYWLGACGGCDSAIVDLGGSLLELAEKVEIVLWPAVLDFKYDRIRSLADNELALTIMSGCVRNSEHREMAELLRAKSRLVLACGACACFGGTPGLANLRQKGEIISWVYGDAPTVVNPEGERPQPTCRVNGTELHLPRFYDHVHALHQSIEVDYYLPGCPPPVDLLLGAISALLNGKLPHRGSTLAPQKPLCDSCPRAASKPARLEIRTIHRCHEVEVDPTDCFLAKGVICLGPATRGGCGGTCLAANTPCRGCFGPVEGVRDAGARFLSSLAALIAPEDDEKLRELLEAIADPAGYGCRFTQPVSILGEQSCADDNEEE
- a CDS encoding hydrogenase iron-sulfur subunit — its product is MMAERHPAIIVFTCNFGWGYQGDRESLALAVANWLPVTCCGAIEAEQILEAFRSGADGILILACPRGECHYHEGDFQIYKRVQLLKQLLAAHRIDPERLAIEFGRDPSGEAISARVAGFARRLGQLDAPLAPGGDA
- a CDS encoding FAD-dependent oxidoreductase, translated to MKKQPDRDASSVEPALRQFLPPCQARCPIREDIQRTNVLISLLPEDPAAAQAALVEIGDYLFDQNPLFTVCAYVCGLCELACWYADSGGAIRRRLLKRFVAESYRQRLMERPPFANRPEKERVAVIGGGPAGLMAAFELSRRGYRPTVFEAGDRLGGALWLIPRYRLPHETLEETLAALVRIAQIEVSCDSPTGTGELTLDRLRRQGFAAIFVATGSPVPRILTYAGATVPGQQLAGVMYGHSFLYELAHDAIPAGYFRDRRVIVVGGGNVAFDAARSARRLGAATTLICLECATRNCRDAVPADPTEIRGAWEEGVEIIYDRGISSIRSENGVFRGIVAPRCTRVYDDNCVFDPRFDPEDRLEMAGDILIIAVGQGPERRFLAEEGLLDDNGRLVADPLTLQSSRQSDVFVGGDMLKIGFMVEAIRDGKEAAESIDRFIRAIDLRSGRTCDTVSPLPPHRHSFRPEPAVAWIPPEQRQDFGLFEEGFTLAEAIAEARRCLACGPCISCKACIVAGIQDDIPSVEIDEGRCSGCGICVPACPFNAASLAVKGERTVSVTDPVLCRGCGFCVTACPSAARRLVGERLSQRLATLLKRLKTSESSNPQGT
- a CDS encoding FAD-dependent oxidoreductase; this translates as MKRVVIVGMGFGGIRTARELANQGLEVTLVDRNNYHLFQPLLYQVATAGLEQESIAYPIRAMSRHWRGTRFHLAEVSAIDFANRQVLTNSGAIDYDYLVIGAGSVTNFFGLETVERYAFDLKKLLDAERLRNHILTAFERAVVEPDPSKRRALMTFVIVGGGPTGVEFAGALIELVRYVLVKDYPELSVQAARVVVVEAFDRLLAAMPAQLQTYTLEKLRSMGVEVLFNARVVDAGPERVILHDGAIIPAHTLFWSAGVKGAPLAEALDIPLKPGGRVPVEADLSLPGHPEVFIVGDMAYLEQDGAPLPMIAPVAMQMGIHAGKAIKCREQGQPAPPFRYFDKGSMATIGKSAAVAVTQGMKLKGYSAWIAWLLLHLYYLIGFRNRVVVMLNWIWYYWFHERQVRLITEQESMRQ
- a CDS encoding acetyl-CoA hydrolase, encoding MSEFGTLESRVRRKSLLSKVCKAEDTIKFFSAGQNLLWSGFTPAGYPKMVPIALANHVEANNLQGKMKFNLFIGASVGAETEDRWATLDMIDRRWPYQTGKNIAAGINAGRIRMGDKHLGHFAQDISYGFYTENGRYDIGIIEVSAITEDCGLALTTSCGIVAEAIALCDKIIIEVNTGQPSFEGMHDIHMQQKPPHRAPFLITAADSRIGTPYVPCDPDKIVAIVESKLRDKGRAFSEMDDTSDAIAGHIMEFFQHEIKMGRLPENLLPLQSGVGSIANAVIGGLAKGPFRNLSVYTEVLQDTMLDFFDGGNLLCASSCSLSLSETPGFPRFFDNWEKYFSKITLRPLSIANAPEPIRRLGCIAMNTPVEFDIYAHANSTLVGGTRMINGLGGSGDYLRNGYIKIMHSPSTRPSKTDPNGITCVVPKAPHIDHTEHDLDVLVTEQGLADLRGLCPRDRAKKIIEKCAHPEYKPILTDYFEMAKKETIAKGIGHEPQLFDRAFKMQLNLAQNGTMKIKNWDIKVDLCE
- a CDS encoding 4'-phosphopantetheinyl transferase superfamily protein — translated: MSNGPQCQLTGNDSAHVWLVSLDLAADRITALRENLSPDEQSRCSRFVIQKVSDRFIAARGQLREILASYLSCAPTEIAFRYGQHGKPLLSHPPQTLLQFNLSHSGEYALVAVTMHKAIGIDIEQLRRGRPLLKLAERFFSARETAELRNLPEQLQEDAFYACWTRKEAYLKAIGTGLATPLNAFDVTLLPGVPPSLAAQRLAPEETGRWQLVDIAVPGGYRGALAACREMKTLLVRRWPLA